CAACAACAACCCCACATTGTCCCCAGCCAGCCCCTCCTGCAGCGTCTTACGGTGCATCTCCACCCCAGTCACCACCGTCCTCCGCGTCTCAGGAGCCAGCCCCACAATCTCCACCTCGTCCCCAACCTTCACCTTCCCCCGCTCAATCCGGCCCGTGGCCACCGTCCCACGACCCGTGATCGTAAATACGTCCTCCACCGGCATCAAGAACGGCTTGTCCACGTCCCGCACCGGCGTGGGAATGTACTCGTCAATCGCGTCCAACAACTCCCAAATCCGATCCACCCACTCGTTCTCCCCACGCTTCGTCTGGGGGTTCTTGTGCATCTGCTCCAGCGCTAAAAGCGCACTCCCACGGATCACCGGAACCTCGTCCCCAGGAAACTCGTACTGGTTCAGAAGGTCCCGCACCTCCATCTCCACCAGGTCCAAAAGCTCCGGGTCGTCCACCATGT
The sequence above is drawn from the Thermus oshimai DSM 12092 genome and encodes:
- a CDS encoding EF-Tu/IF-2/RF-3 family GTPase, producing the protein MVDDPELLDLVEMEVRDLLNQYEFPGDEVPVIRGSALLALEQMHKNPQTKRGENEWVDRIWELLDAIDEYIPTPVRDVDKPFLMPVEDVFTITGRGTVATGRIERGKVKVGDEVEIVGLAPETRRTVVTGVEMHRKTLQEGLAGDNVGLLLRGVSREEVERGQVLAKPGSITPHTKFEASVYILKKEEGGRHTGFFSGYRPQFYFRTTDVTGVVELPQGVEMVMPGDNVTFTVELIKPVALEEGLRFAIREGGRTVGAGVVTKILE